In Miscanthus floridulus cultivar M001 chromosome 5, ASM1932011v1, whole genome shotgun sequence, one genomic interval encodes:
- the LOC136455164 gene encoding uncharacterized protein — protein sequence MVQRSRRISGTAVARPTTEVARGGRGVAGAPRCETGSTAAGGGARRGQRWTSARQGEAQAGGGDKGYDDGGGRGGSALQKTNGQQREDTAARCGLGRGSGGSGAGSARRSSSGSRRAGAARCLGEAVRGPGWPQGRAERSTGLALRALRSRPVAVVAAGFDAARRAARGPVRRLARAAGCRGGRASAGAAWAGRLRRGTG from the exons atggtgcaaag GTCTAGGCGAATATCCGGGACTGCGGTGGCGCGGCCAacgacagaggtggcgcgcggcggtcgCGGGGTGGCCGGCGCTCCGCGCTGCGAGACCGGCTCGACGGCCGCGggaggcggggcgaggcgaggacAGCGGTGGACGTCGGCAAGGCAGGGCGAGGCCCAGGCCGGCGGTGGAGACAAAGGCTACGACgacggtggagggcgtggcggctcGGCGCTGCAGAAAACCAACGGCCAACAGCGCGAGGacacggcggcgcggtgcgggctcgggcgagggagcggaggcagcggcgcgggctcggcccgccggagcagcagcggcTCGAGACGGGCCGGCGCGGCGCGGTGCCTCGGGGAGGCGGTGCGCGGACCGGGCTGGCCGCAGGGTCGAGCAGAGCGCTCGACGGGCCTGGCGCTGCGCGCCTTGCGTAGCCGCCCTGTCGCCGTAGTGGCGGCGGGTTTCGACGCGGCGCGGCGGGCAGCCAGGGGGCCGGTCCGGCGGCTCGCGCGGGCGGCGGGGTGCCGCGGCGGGCGCGCGTcggcgggcgcggcgtgggcggggCGGCTGCGGCGGGGGACTGGCTAG
- the LOC136453151 gene encoding probable E3 ubiquitin-protein ligase RHC1A yields the protein MSNRATHWCYACRRPIRLHGQDIICPNCNDGFIQEISEMGGQLNTYGLIEPDFEERRARRIGMIDAMSSLMRQRMEEMVEDSLFDVHGRQGTGSEYGRRPTAVPTLVFGGIPSPGVGSSDVNVVLRGGPRVGAAHPNFSSLVVGPSLEALFEQLLLQNNRQGPAPAPQSAIDSMPVVKINRRHLDDDAQCAVCKDEFEVGAEAREMPCKHLYHTDCIIPWLVQHNSCPVCRHPLPSQRSGSTSSTRVPSAYYNEAADAPGVTRADLEPAPRNSGSESLERHSSFSFLWPFGSSSSNFSSYQYEENVVEPAVYDPNQIAYSEWHYDH from the coding sequence ATGTCCAATAGGGCCACACATTGGTGTTATGCCTGTCGGCGGCCAATTCGTCTCCATGGGCAGGATATCATATGCCCCAACTGCAATGATGGTTTTATCCAAGAAATCAGTGAGATGGGTGGCCAATTGAACACTTATGGGCTAATTGAACCAGACTTTGAAGAGCGTCGAGCTAGAAGAATTGGAATGATTGATGCCATGTCTTCCCTTATGCGGCAACGGATGGAAGAAATGGTAGAAGATAGTTTGTTTGATGTTCATGGTAGACAAGGGACAGGTAGTGAATATGGAAGGAGGCCAACTGCTGTTCCTACGCTGGTATTTGGCGGCATCCCTTCTCCTGGAGTTGGTAGCAGTGATGTTAATGTTGTCCTCAGGGGAGGCCCCAGAGTTGGCGCTGCCCATCCAAATTTCAGTAGTTTAGTTGTTGGTCCCAGTCTGGAAGCCCTATTTGAGCAGCTACTCCTCCAGAACAACCGTCAAGGCCCAGCACCTGCTCCACAGTCAGCTATTGATTCCATGCCTGTGGTGAAGATAAATCGCAGGCATCTTGACGATGATGCGCAGTGTGCAGTTTGCAAAGACGAATTCGAGGTTGGAGCAGAGGCACGGGAGATGCCATGCAAGCACTTGTACCATACGGACTGCATCATCCCCTGGCTGGTTCAGCACAATTCTTGCCCTGTTTGCCGCCATCCACTGCCATCACAGCGATCAGGCAGTACCAGCAGCACTCGTGTGCCTTCAGCTTACTACAACGAAGCCGCTGATGCTCCTGGGGTCACCAGAGCAGATCTTGAACCTGCTCCAAGAAACAGCGGCAGCGAAAGCCTGGAAAGGCACAGCTCCTTCTCGTTTCTCTGGCCATTTGGCTCGTCGAGTTCCAATTTCAGTTCTTACCAGTATGAAGAAAATGTTGTCGAGCCTGCGGTATACGATCCAAACCAGATAGCATATTCTGAGTGGCACTATGACCACTGA
- the LOC136453150 gene encoding 4-diphosphocytidyl-2-C-methyl-D-erythritol kinase, chloroplastic-like isoform X1 has protein sequence MACSAHLLSQSLYSSHCSSSAGPSNLRSQGRPPARASPAARPGSRARGCRGVVSLRVAASFEEGRRQVEVSYDPQARFNQIADQIDKDAGMTRLNLFSPCKINVFLRITGKRPDGFHDLASLFHVISLGDKIKFSLSPNKSRDRLSTNVPGVPVDESNLIIKALNLYRQKTGTNNFFWIHLDKKVPTGAGLGGGSSNAATALWAANQFAGCIASEKDLQEWSGEIGSDIPFFFSRGAAYCTGRGEIVQDIPNPLPENLPMVLIKPPEACSTAEVYRRFKLEQTSQADPLTLLKEITQNGISQDVCVNDLEPPGFEVLPSLKRLKKRIIAASRDDYSAVFISCSGSTIVGIGSPDPPAFVYDDEDYKDVFWSEAGLLTRNENEWYREPISSNATSSKEGLQASVAD, from the exons atGGCTTGCTCCGCGCACCTTCTGTCCCAGAGCCTCTACTCGTCCCACTGCTCCAGCTCGGCTGGGCCCAGTAACCTCCGCTCCCAGGGCCGACCGCCGGCACGGGCGTCTCCCGCTGCGAGGCCCGGCTCGAGGGCCAGGGGCTGTCGGGGTGTCGTCAGCCTGAGGGTCGCCGCGTCGTtcgaggaggggaggaggcaagTGGAG GTCTCTTATGACCCACAAGCAAGGTTTAACCAGATAGCGGACCAAATTGACAAGGATGCTGGGATGACACGGCTTAACCTATTTTCACCTTGCAAA ATTAATGTGTTCTTGAGGATAACGGGTAAGAGACCAGATGGGTTCCATGACCTGGCTTCTCTATTTCAT GTGATAAGTTTGGGTGATAAGATCAAAttttcattgtcaccaaataAAAGCAGAGATCGCCTGTCAACCAATGTTCCAGGTGTCCCAGTTGATGAAAGCAATTTG ATCATCAAGGCACTCAACCTTTACCGACAAAAAACTGGGACTAATAACTTTTTTTGG ATACATCTTGATAAGAAGGTCCCAACTGGTGCTGGTCTCGGTGGTGGAAGCAGTAATGCTGCAACTGCACTATGGGCTGCTAACCAGTTTGCTGGCTGTATAGCTTCAGAGAAGGATCTTCAAGAGTGGTCTGGTGAGATTGGATCAGATATCCCCTTTTTCTTTTCACGAGGAGCAGCATATTGTACTGGTAGAGGAGAG ATTGTCCAAGATATCCCAAATCCCTTGCCGGAAAATTTACCAATGGTTCTTATAAAGCCGCCTGAAGCATGCTCAACTGCTGAAGTTTACAGG CGATTCAAGTTGGAACAAACAAGTCAAGCTGATCCCTTGACCTTGCTCAAGGAAATAACTCAAAATGGGATATCACAAGATGTTTGTGTTAATGACCTAG agCCACCAGGTTTTGAGGTGTTGCCTTCACTTAAGAGGTTGAAGAAACGAATTATTGCAGCTAGCCGGGATGATTATAGTGCTGTTTT TATCTCTTGTAGTGGAAGCACAATTGTTGGGATTGGTTCCCCGGATCCTCCTGCATTCGTGTATGACGATGAAGACTACAAGGATGTTTTTTGGTCAG AGGCTGGCTTGCTCACTCGCAATGAGAACGAGTGGTACAGGGAACCAATCTCGTCCAATGCCACGTCTAGCAAAGAAGGTTTGCAAGCCTCGGTCGCTGACTGA
- the LOC136455163 gene encoding uncharacterized protein, with amino-acid sequence MDNGSSLNILYIDTLDAMRLPRLELRPTGSPFHGVIPGAHAYPLGQIDLPVTFGSRANFRSEVLTFKVVDFLGSYHAILGRPCYMRFMAIPNYTYLKLKMSGPNDIITVSSAFSHAFTCDREHFELASVVVNSSELLRLGESSAPAAPDCNQPTSSSAFRPLEETKTVGINPTNPTKIVRIGTQLPAK; translated from the coding sequence ATGGACAacggcagcagcctcaacatcctatacatcgacacccttgatgccatgcgCCTCCCCCGATTGGAACTCCGCCCGacgggctcccccttccatggggtaatcccgGGAGCGCatgcatacccgctcgggcaaatcgatctgcccgtcacgtttggcagccgagccaacttccgctcagaggtcctcaccttcaaggtggtggactttctagggtcctaccacgccatcttgggtcgGCCATGCTACATGAGAtttatggcaatccccaactacacctacctcaagctgaagatgtcgggaccAAATGACATCATCACTGTGAGCAGCGCATTCTCGCACGCCTTTACGTGTGACCGCGAACACTTTGAGCTCGCCAGTGTGGTTGTCAACTCGTCTGAACTCCTGCGGCTCGGGGAGTCGTCAGCTCCAGCAGCCCCGGACTGTAACCAACCAACTTCTTCGTCGGCCTTCCGCCCGCTCGAAGAAACCAAGACGGTGGGAATcaaccccaccaacccaaccaagatagttcggatcgggacccagctcccggccaaatag
- the LOC136453150 gene encoding 4-diphosphocytidyl-2-C-methyl-D-erythritol kinase, chloroplastic-like isoform X2, with the protein MACSAHLLSQSLYSSHCSSSAGPSNLRSQGRPPARASPAARPGSRARGCRGVVSLRVAASFEEGRRQVEVSYDPQARFNQIADQIDKDAGMTRLNLFSPCKINVFLRITGKRPDGFHDLASLFHVISLGDKIKFSLSPNKSRDRLSTNVPGVPVDESNLIIKALNLYRQKTGTNNFFWIHLDKKVPTGAGLGGGSSNAATALWAANQFAGCIASEKDLQEWSGEIGSDIPFFFSRGAAYCTGRGEIVQDIPNPLPENLPMVLIKPPEACSTAEVYRRFKLEQTSQADPLTLLKEITQNGISQDVCVNDLEPPGFEVLPSLKRLKKRIIAASRDDYSAVLCQEVEAQLLGLVPRILLHSCMTMKTTRMFFGQRLACSLAMRTSGTGNQSRPMPRLAKKVCKPRSLTD; encoded by the exons atGGCTTGCTCCGCGCACCTTCTGTCCCAGAGCCTCTACTCGTCCCACTGCTCCAGCTCGGCTGGGCCCAGTAACCTCCGCTCCCAGGGCCGACCGCCGGCACGGGCGTCTCCCGCTGCGAGGCCCGGCTCGAGGGCCAGGGGCTGTCGGGGTGTCGTCAGCCTGAGGGTCGCCGCGTCGTtcgaggaggggaggaggcaagTGGAG GTCTCTTATGACCCACAAGCAAGGTTTAACCAGATAGCGGACCAAATTGACAAGGATGCTGGGATGACACGGCTTAACCTATTTTCACCTTGCAAA ATTAATGTGTTCTTGAGGATAACGGGTAAGAGACCAGATGGGTTCCATGACCTGGCTTCTCTATTTCAT GTGATAAGTTTGGGTGATAAGATCAAAttttcattgtcaccaaataAAAGCAGAGATCGCCTGTCAACCAATGTTCCAGGTGTCCCAGTTGATGAAAGCAATTTG ATCATCAAGGCACTCAACCTTTACCGACAAAAAACTGGGACTAATAACTTTTTTTGG ATACATCTTGATAAGAAGGTCCCAACTGGTGCTGGTCTCGGTGGTGGAAGCAGTAATGCTGCAACTGCACTATGGGCTGCTAACCAGTTTGCTGGCTGTATAGCTTCAGAGAAGGATCTTCAAGAGTGGTCTGGTGAGATTGGATCAGATATCCCCTTTTTCTTTTCACGAGGAGCAGCATATTGTACTGGTAGAGGAGAG ATTGTCCAAGATATCCCAAATCCCTTGCCGGAAAATTTACCAATGGTTCTTATAAAGCCGCCTGAAGCATGCTCAACTGCTGAAGTTTACAGG CGATTCAAGTTGGAACAAACAAGTCAAGCTGATCCCTTGACCTTGCTCAAGGAAATAACTCAAAATGGGATATCACAAGATGTTTGTGTTAATGACCTAG agCCACCAGGTTTTGAGGTGTTGCCTTCACTTAAGAGGTTGAAGAAACGAATTATTGCAGCTAGCCGGGATGATTATAGTGCTGTTTTATGTCAGGAAG TGGAAGCACAATTGTTGGGATTGGTTCCCCGGATCCTCCTGCATTCGTGTATGACGATGAAGACTACAAGGATGTTTTTTGGTCAG AGGCTGGCTTGCTCACTCGCAATGAGAACGAGTGGTACAGGGAACCAATCTCGTCCAATGCCACGTCTAGCAAAGAAGGTTTGCAAGCCTCGGTCGCTGACTGATTAA
- the LOC136453149 gene encoding EID1-like F-box protein 3: MSKGARNTRQFLAASSSGAGGSGSSSASYGSGGIGAAARTNDVNTGILDENVLALVFRSLDFDPKMLCTVCCVSRRLRAVAERVLWRELCVSRAPRMVASLTATGAGAGGAPPAPGRVVGGWPALAKLLLFCCGAAAAAVRGHFTGVSRFSKTSGRSFLSRRCRGDLLYVSDPCEHAVPGADDDVGAYRGVFRGFTRSRTRACLVGRQAPLETRVRCPYCGARVWRMVAAGMAPRSAWRRLGAYEGRLEYYVCVSGHLHGNCWLARLTSSDGDSEDDDDDDASTEGGSDGGLVAP, encoded by the coding sequence ATGAGCAAGGGCGCGCGGAACACGCGGCAGTTCCTCGCCGCGTCGAGCAGCGGCGCGGGCGGGAGCGGGAGTAGCAGCGCCAGCTACGGGAGCGGCGGCATTGGTGCGGCGGCGCGGACCAACGACGTGAACACGGGGATCCTGGACGAGAACGTCCTGGCGCTGGTGTTCCGGTCCCTCGACTTCGACCCCAAGATGCTGTGCACCGTCTGCTGCGTCAGCAGGCGGCTGCGCGCCGTCGCGGAGCGCGTGCTGTGGCGGGAGCTCTGCGTCTCCCGTGCGCCGCGGATGGTGGCCTCGCTCACGGCCACGGGCGCAGGCGCAGGAGGCGCGCCCCCGGCCCCGGGGCGCGTCGTGGGCGGGTGGCCCGCGCTGGCGAAGCTGCTCCTCTTCTgctgcggcgcggcggcggcggccgtgcgGGGCCACTTCACGGGCGTGTCCCGCTTCTCCAAGACGTCCGGGCGGAGCTTCCTGTCGCGGCGGTGCCGGGGCGACCTGCTCTACGTGTCGGACCCCTGCGAGCACGCCGTGCCGGGCGCCGATGACGACGTGGGCGCGTACCGCGGCGTGTTCCGCGGGTTCACGCGCTCCCGGACGCGCGCGTGCCTGGTGGGGCGGCAGGCCCCGCTGGAGACGCGCGTGCGCTGCCCCTACTGCGGCGCGCGCGTCTGGAGAATGGTGGCGGCCGGCATGGCGCCGCGCAGCGCGTGGCGCAGGCTGGGAGCCTACGAGGGCCGCCTCGAGTACTACGTCTGCGTCAGCGGACACCTCCATGGCAACTGCTGGCTCGCGCGCCTCACCTCCAGCGACGGCGACtctgaggatgacgacgacgacgacgcgtccACGGAAGGCGGCAGCGATGGCGGACTCGTCGCGCCGTAA